A single genomic interval of Candidatus Bipolaricaulis anaerobius harbors:
- a CDS encoding ferritin-like domain-containing protein encodes MGKKAQEIVGMKVEELVEQLNRAYADEWLAFYQYWVAAQIASGRGSQPVVEELTRIADEELEHAEELAQRIVQLGGKPLPHPKLWLEKTNCGYSEPPDSRDLEKLLRTSIDAERCAASVYQKLATLTHSKDHITYQLVCHILAEELNHEDAFENLL; translated from the coding sequence ATGGGAAAGAAGGCGCAGGAGATCGTTGGGATGAAGGTGGAGGAGCTGGTGGAGCAGCTCAACCGGGCCTATGCCGATGAGTGGCTCGCCTTCTACCAGTACTGGGTAGCGGCACAGATCGCCTCCGGCCGGGGATCCCAGCCCGTGGTGGAGGAGCTAACGCGGATCGCCGACGAGGAACTCGAACACGCCGAGGAGCTCGCCCAGCGGATCGTCCAGCTGGGGGGGAAACCCCTTCCCCATCCTAAGTTGTGGCTGGAGAAAACGAACTGCGGCTACAGTGAGCCGCCGGACTCCCGGGACCTGGAGAAGCTGCTCCGCACAAGCATCGACGCCGAGCGCTGTGCGGCCTCCGTCTACCAGAAGCTCGCCACGCTCACCCACAGTAAGGATCACATCACGTACCAGCTGGTCTGCCACATTCTGGCCGAGGAGCTCAACCACGAGGATGCTTTTGAGAACCTGCTCTAA
- a CDS encoding peroxiredoxin: protein MEERRIPLIGDPAPAFVAQTTRGKIDFPKDYQGKWVILFSHPGDFTPVCTTEFVAFAKRYPEFQKLGAELIGLSVDHVYSHIKWTEWIEEKLRVKIPFPIIADTTGRIAGLYGMIHPGASESAAVRAVFLICPQGIVRAIVYYPANIGRNMDEIVRLLKAFQTAVKEKVALPADWPKNGLIGDHGILPAPDTEDGAKKRLAEAQAGAYECYDWWFCHRKLKEAA from the coding sequence ATGGAAGAACGGCGTATCCCATTGATCGGTGACCCCGCCCCCGCGTTCGTCGCCCAGACGACCCGGGGGAAGATCGACTTCCCCAAGGACTACCAGGGAAAGTGGGTGATCCTATTCTCGCACCCGGGGGACTTCACCCCTGTCTGCACCACGGAGTTCGTGGCCTTCGCCAAGCGGTACCCGGAGTTCCAGAAGCTAGGGGCGGAGCTCATCGGGCTTTCGGTGGACCACGTCTACTCCCACATCAAGTGGACGGAGTGGATCGAGGAGAAGCTCCGGGTGAAGATCCCGTTCCCGATCATCGCCGACACGACGGGGAGGATCGCGGGGCTCTACGGGATGATCCACCCCGGGGCCTCGGAGTCGGCCGCGGTGCGGGCGGTGTTCCTCATCTGCCCCCAGGGGATCGTGCGCGCGATCGTGTACTACCCAGCGAATATCGGGCGGAACATGGACGAGATCGTCCGGCTCCTCAAGGCATTCCAGACCGCGGTGAAGGAGAAGGTGGCCCTCCCCGCCGATTGGCCGAAGAACGGGCTCATCGGTGACCACGGGATCCTCCCCGCCCCCGATACCGAGGATGGGGCCAAGAAGCGATTGGCGGAAGCCCAGGCTGGAGCCTACGAGTGCTACGACTGGTGGTTCTGTCACCGCAAGCTCAAGGAGGCCGCGTGA